The DNA window GCGAACTCGTCCATCTCGAAGCCGGGACGGCTCTTGCCCTGGTCGCGGCCCTCGCTGCTGACCACCAGCAGCACGCGCGGCGGCTCTGGGGGAGCGGGGGCCGCAACAGCGGTCAACGGCAGCAGGACCAGCGCCAGCAGGTGGCTCGGGTTGAATCGGAACATGCTCGTCTCTCCTTGGGTGTGCGGCGCAGTCTGCGCGGCAGATGTGAAGCAGACTTCAAGCACGCCGGCGGTTAACCTGAGTCCCTGTTCCCGCATCACATCACCATGTCCATCGTCCTCACCGATTTCGCCCGCCCCCGCCTGTTCCCCCGCGTGCCGCGCGGCAACACCATCCAGGATTGCAGCGCCGAGCAGTTCGAGGCGCACCTCAACGCGCATCCGCCGCTGAAGGTGCTCGATGGCTACGCGCCGTTCTGCAAACTGTTCGTGTACGAGAACTGGACCAGCACACGCTGCCTGACGGTGCCGATCACCGACGCCAACCGCCACCAGCTGCGCAGCGGCTACGAGGCGCGCAACCGCGAGGAACTGCCGGTGCTGGTGCGCTGGTTCGAGGGCGTGGAATCGCCGCGTGCCAACTATCTGGTGGTGATCCTGTACAGCGCCGAGCAGTTGGCCAAGGAGGGCTCGCCCATTGATGCGGACTGGGGCATCGTCGGCTGCATCTACACCGCCGAGCCGGAAGAAGTGCCGATGGCACCGATCACGATGATGCGCAATGCGCTGGGTGTGGAGGAAGGTGGTTCGGGCGTGCTGCTGGATCGCGAGGCGTACCAGCGCGCGGTGGCATTCTGGGAGAGCAACGCCAATTGGCGCCCATGAATGCATAAGGGCCCGTAG is part of the Stenotrophomonas lactitubi genome and encodes:
- a CDS encoding DUF3228 family protein: MSIVLTDFARPRLFPRVPRGNTIQDCSAEQFEAHLNAHPPLKVLDGYAPFCKLFVYENWTSTRCLTVPITDANRHQLRSGYEARNREELPVLVRWFEGVESPRANYLVVILYSAEQLAKEGSPIDADWGIVGCIYTAEPEEVPMAPITMMRNALGVEEGGSGVLLDREAYQRAVAFWESNANWRP